Proteins from a genomic interval of Solea solea chromosome 10, fSolSol10.1, whole genome shotgun sequence:
- the LOC131466547 gene encoding ankyrin repeat domain-containing protein 66-like yields the protein MSDLHQAAAAGNYEKVKEILRHKKCSPNERDIEWRNKTPLHWATGNGQTEMVRVLIDNGARTCLRTEHGWTPAHYAAESGHLAVLQLLHSFHAPMDKRDECGDRPVRVAEIYGHSDCVEFLQKAELECQAYRRMSAEQGIAMDDSDEEWSDNGK from the coding sequence ATGAGCGATTTGCACCAAGCTGCAGCGGCAGGGAATTATGAAAAAGTCAAGGAGATTCTGAGGCACAAAAAATGCAGTCCTAATGAGAGGGACATTGAATGGAGGAACAAGACGCCTCTTCACTGGGCTACAGGTAACGGACAAACAGAAATGGTCAGGGTCCTCATTGATAATGGAGCCCGGACATGTCTGAGGACAGAGCATGGATGGACTCCCGCTCACTATGCTGCAGAGAGTGGCCATCTGGCAGTACTGCAGCTGCTACACTCCTTCCATGCTCCTATGGACAAGAGAGATGAATGTGGAGACAGACCAGTGCGGGTAGCTGAAATATATGGACACAGTGACTGTGTTGAATTCCTTCAGAAAGCAGAGCTCGAGTGCCAGGCCTACCGCAGGATGTCAGCTGAACAGGGGATTGCAATGGATGACTCAGATGAGGAGTGGTCAGacaatggaaaataa